The Paraburkholderia sp. SOS3 genome includes a region encoding these proteins:
- a CDS encoding GspE/PulE family protein, which produces MAQIVHAQTSNAPKAGDEAPDARTTQARLWDEAEHDPTVYLQRVAGLTGLRGLDAGDLEAMEPCFERLPFAEAISRNCLLARERDGQRLFVLSDPFDRYLRAWAMQRVKASFVFAFCVPADLLAYLAVHESAHQALTQISVGDAASATADAGVEISLATLAADVHPVIRLVNSSLYDALKARASDIHIESTASGLVIKYRIDGVLQTTASTAGVDVAEQVLSRLKVMADLDIGERRIPQDGRFRAVISQREIDFRVSIMPSIHGEDAVLRVLDKQRGDSNSTSLRLDAIGHEPDIVEALRAVAHEPYGLILVTGPTGSGKSTTLYATLTEINTGEEKIITIEDPVEYELPGVLQIPINDKKGLTFARGLRSILRHDPDKILVGEIRDGETAGIAVQAALTGHLVLTSVHANNVFSVLDRFLHMGVDMHSFVDALLGAMAQRLMRKNCPHCVEDDAAPDDALLHASALTREQIRDWRFRRGAGCDACRRTGYLGRQPIGEVLRLNDRIKQCFVERRPMVELKEAAQQSGFIPIRQVALRAVADGRTTLAEVNRVTMIE; this is translated from the coding sequence ATGGCGCAGATAGTCCATGCTCAAACGTCCAACGCGCCCAAGGCTGGAGATGAAGCGCCGGATGCGCGCACCACGCAGGCCCGCTTATGGGATGAGGCCGAGCACGATCCGACGGTTTATCTGCAGCGCGTGGCGGGGCTGACCGGTCTACGCGGCCTCGATGCAGGAGACCTCGAAGCGATGGAGCCGTGCTTCGAGCGGCTGCCGTTTGCGGAAGCCATCTCGCGCAATTGCCTGCTGGCTCGCGAGCGCGACGGACAGCGGCTCTTCGTGCTGTCCGATCCGTTCGACCGCTATCTGCGCGCGTGGGCGATGCAGCGCGTGAAGGCAAGCTTCGTATTCGCGTTTTGCGTGCCCGCAGACCTGCTTGCCTATCTCGCTGTGCATGAGTCCGCGCATCAGGCGCTCACGCAGATCAGCGTCGGCGACGCCGCGAGTGCGACAGCGGACGCAGGCGTGGAGATATCGCTCGCGACGCTCGCAGCCGACGTGCATCCCGTCATCCGCCTCGTGAATTCGTCGCTATACGATGCGCTGAAAGCGCGTGCGTCCGACATTCATATCGAGAGCACGGCGAGCGGGCTCGTCATCAAATACCGCATCGACGGCGTCTTGCAGACCACGGCATCGACGGCCGGCGTCGACGTTGCCGAACAGGTGCTGTCGCGCCTCAAGGTGATGGCGGATCTCGATATCGGCGAGCGCCGAATTCCTCAGGACGGGCGCTTTCGCGCCGTCATCAGCCAGCGCGAGATCGATTTTCGCGTGTCGATCATGCCGTCGATTCACGGCGAAGACGCAGTGTTGCGCGTGCTCGACAAGCAGCGCGGAGACTCGAACAGCACGTCGCTGCGGCTCGACGCGATCGGCCACGAGCCCGATATCGTCGAAGCGCTTCGCGCGGTCGCGCATGAACCCTATGGCCTCATTCTCGTGACCGGGCCGACGGGTTCGGGAAAGTCGACGACGCTGTACGCGACGCTGACTGAAATCAACACGGGCGAAGAGAAGATCATCACGATCGAAGATCCGGTCGAATACGAGTTGCCGGGCGTGCTGCAGATTCCGATCAACGACAAGAAAGGCCTCACGTTCGCGCGTGGGCTGCGTTCGATCTTGCGGCACGACCCGGACAAGATCCTCGTGGGCGAAATACGCGACGGCGAAACGGCGGGCATCGCCGTGCAGGCCGCGTTGACGGGGCACCTCGTGCTCACGTCGGTCCATGCCAATAACGTCTTTTCGGTGCTCGACCGCTTCCTGCATATGGGCGTCGATATGCATAGCTTTGTCGATGCGCTGTTGGGTGCGATGGCGCAGCGGCTCATGCGCAAGAACTGCCCGCATTGCGTCGAGGACGACGCGGCGCCGGACGACGCATTGCTGCACGCATCCGCATTGACGCGCGAACAGATACGCGATTGGCGTTTCCGCAGGGGCGCGGGTTGCGACGCCTGCCGGCGCACCGGCTATCTCGGCAGGCAGCCGATCGGGGAAGTGCTGCGGCTCAACGATCGGATCAAGCAATGCTTTGTCGAACGGCGGCCGATGGTCGAGCTGAAAGAGGCTGCGCAGCAAAGCGGGTTTATCCCGATCAGGCAGGTCGCGCTGCGTGCGGTGGCGGACGGGCGTACGACGCTCGCGGAAGTCAATCGCGTGACGATGATCGAATAG